One window of Stigmatopora nigra isolate UIUO_SnigA chromosome 14, RoL_Snig_1.1, whole genome shotgun sequence genomic DNA carries:
- the hvcn1 gene encoding voltage-gated hydrogen channel 1, whose amino-acid sequence MARYLRHFTTVGDEQSSHLENEDLHVDSDELGPATGQFPETLTFRDSLKRLYCSSHFQVSVVCLVILDAIFVLAELLIDLSIIRLEHGHVAPEVFHYLSLALLTFFMVEIAGKLFAFRLQFFQHKFEVFDALVVMLSFVLDILFLFHDDVFDGMGLLILLRLWRVARIINGILVSVKTRTEQKIHKLKGSYDHLVQKATQLQQHIDKLEQDNEKLQALLKSHGINF is encoded by the exons ATGGCCCGCTATTTAAGGCATTTCACCACGGTGGGAGATGAGCAGTCTAGTCATCTGGAGAATGAAGATTTGCATGTTGACAGTGATGAACTGGGTCCTGCAACTGGGCAGTTCCCTGAAACACTGACATTCAGGGATTCCCTGAAAAGACTATACTGCTCTTCACACTTCCAG GTGTCGGTGGTGTGTTTAGTAATCCTCGATGCCATTTTTGTATTGGCTGAGCTGCTTATTGATTTATCCATTATTCGGTTGGAACATGGACATGTAGCGCCTGAG GTGTTTCACTACTTAAGCCTGGCACTTCTTACATTCTTCATGGTGGAGATAGCTGGCAAGCTGTTTGCATTTCGCCTACAATTCTTCCAGCATAAATTTGAAGTCTTTGATGCTTTGGTAGTCATGCTGTCTTTTGTACTGGACATATTATTTCTCTTCCATGATGATGTATTTGATGGAATGGGTCTACTCATTCTCCTGCGTCTGTGGAGGGTGGCTAGGATCATCAATG GTATTTTAGTCTCAGTGAAAACCCGTACTGAACAGAAGATACATAAGCTTAAGGGGAGCTATGACCATCTTGTACAAAAAGCCACACAACTGCAACAGCACATTGATAAACTA